The following proteins are encoded in a genomic region of Leptospira fainei serovar Hurstbridge str. BUT 6:
- the tsaB gene encoding tRNA (adenosine(37)-N6)-threonylcarbamoyltransferase complex dimerization subunit type 1 TsaB, with product MKKILFFDATNRWILVESYLLSPEGELIVVQKYQGLHQRESSQRLVREIKTCLEESGWNSPDLIVTAIGPGSFTGIRISVSTARNLAQIWRIPVLGFDSLDVYSAHYFQESGTAAIVAIEAKQSKIYFAIRDQSGFWGSIDVLPAEIAETIPEDRLSSYLTGIRYSDCPDFYHGENVENILPSSEALLRERKEEIKRAILEPEEFSFLRLVPNYIRGTYADEKHKVFFK from the coding sequence ATGAAAAAGATCCTTTTCTTTGATGCAACAAATCGATGGATATTAGTTGAATCTTATCTTCTGTCTCCCGAAGGTGAACTGATAGTAGTACAGAAATACCAAGGACTTCATCAGAGAGAATCGTCGCAGCGATTGGTTCGGGAGATAAAAACATGTCTGGAAGAATCCGGATGGAATTCGCCCGATCTTATCGTGACGGCGATCGGACCCGGATCGTTTACAGGAATCAGGATTTCGGTATCAACTGCCAGGAATCTTGCTCAAATCTGGAGAATTCCCGTATTAGGTTTTGATAGCTTGGACGTATATTCCGCTCATTATTTTCAAGAAAGCGGAACGGCGGCAATCGTTGCGATCGAGGCTAAACAAAGTAAGATCTATTTTGCCATAAGAGATCAAAGCGGGTTTTGGGGAAGTATCGACGTGCTTCCCGCTGAAATTGCCGAAACCATTCCCGAGGATAGATTATCCTCCTATCTAACGGGGATCCGTTACTCGGATTGTCCGGATTTTTATCACGGCGAGAATGTGGAGAATATTCTTCCTTCATCCGAGGCTCTCCTTCGTGAAAGAAAGGAAGAAATAAAAAGAGCGATTTTAGAGCCGGAAGAATTTTCTTTCCTCCGTCTCGTTCCCAATTATATCCGCGGAACGTACGCGGATGAGAAACATAAGGTATTTTTTAAATGA
- the tsaE gene encoding tRNA (adenosine(37)-N6)-threonylcarbamoyltransferase complex ATPase subunit type 1 TsaE — translation MRKEYDNISLDALNIPARCLAKSVETVWKLGKYPVVLLSGKMGSGKTTFVSYFVRNLCKELGANVESLSIFVNSPTYTFLNEYPLPIIRNAIGEFLSIYHFDLYRLSDEADTDDLGFYDYWGRQGICLVEWWERAGENFTSLPFAIQVKIEENTEETRNLSIEWNGSGWKRFEPDLHLILKEEKEEVG, via the coding sequence ATGCGCAAAGAGTACGATAATATCAGTCTTGATGCTTTAAATATCCCCGCTCGCTGTCTTGCAAAATCTGTCGAAACGGTGTGGAAACTGGGAAAGTATCCCGTGGTTCTGCTTTCAGGAAAAATGGGTTCGGGAAAGACGACTTTCGTATCATACTTCGTTCGAAATCTTTGTAAAGAACTCGGGGCGAACGTCGAATCATTATCGATATTTGTAAATTCTCCAACTTACACTTTCTTGAACGAATATCCGCTACCTATAATTCGAAATGCAATAGGAGAATTTTTAAGCATTTATCATTTCGATTTATATCGGTTATCGGACGAGGCCGACACGGACGATTTAGGATTTTACGATTATTGGGGACGCCAAGGAATTTGTTTGGTTGAATGGTGGGAACGAGCCGGAGAGAATTTTACCTCGCTTCCATTTGCAATCCAAGTTAAGATAGAAGAAAACACGGAAGAAACTCGTAACCTTAGCATTGAATGGAACGGTAGCGGCTGGAAACGGTTCGAACCGGACTTACATCTTATTTTGAAAGAAGAAAAAGAGGAAGTCGGATGA
- a CDS encoding Hsp33 family molecular chaperone HslO, translating into MENRDSYVYGILPDVHFRYSVAEISYAVTAASHLHGIDDTGTELLGRTMLAAFFLADLVKEETKVSVQIRFYDDSQIHSVLAYSTRDGRMKATLRYRPEEDIEKDQISEENLGILKVFRWRNGECIYQSIVPFRNVSFETNIENYLRDSEQVPSFLIAYFKQDGLHWNVRGILLQALPEAKPEHVEAVREWAGVIEEKKFEYLGTDVKQCLSLLGKLGSTEVQLLEEGQPQYKCDCSEQKIKELIQTLGKEEAMDIAEEQGQIEVTCEFCNSIYRFPKDQVLELF; encoded by the coding sequence ATGGAAAATCGAGACTCTTACGTTTACGGCATTTTACCAGACGTTCATTTCCGCTACTCTGTGGCGGAAATTTCTTATGCGGTCACAGCTGCGTCACATCTTCATGGAATTGACGACACTGGTACCGAGCTTTTGGGTCGGACGATGCTTGCTGCATTCTTCCTTGCTGATCTTGTAAAGGAAGAAACCAAAGTAAGTGTTCAGATTCGTTTCTACGACGATTCTCAAATTCATTCTGTACTCGCTTATAGCACGCGCGATGGAAGAATGAAAGCGACTCTTCGTTACCGACCGGAAGAAGATATCGAAAAAGATCAAATTTCTGAAGAGAACTTGGGTATATTGAAGGTCTTTCGTTGGAGAAACGGCGAATGCATTTATCAATCGATTGTTCCGTTTCGAAACGTCAGTTTTGAAACGAATATCGAGAACTATCTCCGTGATTCCGAGCAAGTACCTTCGTTTTTAATCGCGTATTTCAAACAGGACGGATTGCATTGGAACGTAAGAGGAATTCTATTGCAGGCTCTGCCGGAAGCAAAGCCGGAACATGTTGAAGCGGTTCGCGAATGGGCCGGCGTGATCGAAGAAAAGAAATTCGAGTATTTAGGCACGGACGTAAAACAATGTCTATCTCTTCTCGGTAAACTCGGGAGCACTGAAGTTCAACTTTTAGAAGAAGGGCAACCGCAATACAAATGCGATTGTTCCGAACAAAAAATTAAAGAACTTATTCAGACTTTAGGAAAGGAAGAAGCGATGGATATCGCCGAAGAGCAAGGTCAAATAGAGGTAACTTGCGAGTTTTGTAATTCTATATATCGCTTTCCAAAGGATCAAGTCCTGGAGCTCTTCTAA
- a CDS encoding beta-galactosidase codes for MRFGADYYPEQWTPKDWEEDLRIMKDMGLSIVRLAEFSWGMIEPKEGKFDFSFWERMLDLVGKFDMKVILGTPTATFPPWLAKKYPDVMQVRDGIQRTIGTRRQACFSSLNYRNAVIRVVTKMAQALGKHPTLIAWQIDNEIGHEGSDIDHSDTSLRAFRLWLKKKYKTIKNLNETWGNVFWGVLYGDWNEIPIPGAHISANYHPSMIQDFYRFHSDTVVDFVNLQAKILRQYSPGRNLTTNLYPSPFLPVVDMSELFANLDYVSWDNYPTWGDQEEPFPHPFISAMHQYNRGLKNKSFTVMEQISGFQGHDVLGYLPAPGQTKLWMKQAIAQGAEQIVFFRYRTARYGQEQLCYGILDHDKSLTERYFELQVGISEILPEASDFASEPFPAEVAVLHDIDNARNFKHQPVSTGLKFSPVPFAQVGYDIEMATWFAGLNVLNVNTHFLPAITTNLSRYKVVVLPLYSMVDNRVVEDLRNYVRNGGILVLGYRTGIKDKNGWMLDSQAPGPFRDMAGIRVRKFEAVGNQRVKFRFRILPGTCSKICEILEPETAEVWAKYTDGNKFYTGKPVITCNRFGKGSVIYIGASLHPISFMLLYRRILRRAGVPFTFYGPNVEKVFRKGKMKDYEILMNHSRKHSFAGWKLLKPFEVRISPRNKA; via the coding sequence ATGAGATTCGGCGCAGATTACTACCCTGAACAATGGACTCCCAAAGATTGGGAAGAAGACCTTCGCATCATGAAAGACATGGGTCTTTCAATCGTTAGACTCGCGGAATTTTCCTGGGGAATGATAGAACCTAAGGAAGGAAAATTTGATTTTTCCTTCTGGGAAAGAATGCTGGATTTAGTCGGTAAGTTTGATATGAAGGTCATCCTAGGAACTCCTACGGCGACCTTTCCTCCCTGGTTGGCCAAAAAATATCCGGACGTCATGCAAGTTCGGGATGGAATTCAGCGTACGATCGGAACTAGAAGGCAGGCGTGTTTCTCTTCACTCAATTATAGAAACGCAGTAATCCGAGTCGTAACGAAGATGGCTCAGGCGTTAGGTAAGCACCCGACCCTGATCGCTTGGCAGATAGACAATGAAATAGGACATGAAGGTTCCGATATCGATCATTCGGATACTTCGCTGCGAGCTTTTCGGCTTTGGCTAAAGAAAAAATATAAAACGATTAAGAATCTAAATGAAACATGGGGTAACGTTTTCTGGGGGGTTTTGTACGGTGACTGGAATGAAATTCCGATCCCAGGAGCTCATATCTCGGCTAACTATCATCCTTCAATGATCCAGGATTTTTACCGTTTTCACTCGGATACGGTAGTAGATTTTGTAAATCTCCAGGCAAAGATTTTAAGACAGTATTCACCGGGAAGAAATCTTACTACAAACTTATACCCGAGCCCTTTTCTTCCCGTCGTCGATATGTCGGAACTCTTTGCGAATTTGGATTACGTTTCTTGGGATAATTATCCGACTTGGGGCGATCAAGAGGAACCGTTTCCGCATCCTTTCATATCTGCTATGCATCAATATAATAGAGGTTTGAAAAATAAGTCGTTTACGGTTATGGAACAAATCTCTGGATTTCAGGGACATGATGTCTTAGGCTATTTACCGGCCCCCGGCCAAACGAAGCTTTGGATGAAACAGGCAATAGCTCAAGGAGCGGAACAGATCGTTTTCTTTCGCTATCGAACGGCGCGCTATGGACAGGAGCAGCTTTGTTACGGAATCTTAGACCATGATAAATCTCTTACGGAAAGATATTTCGAATTGCAGGTCGGTATCTCGGAAATCCTTCCCGAAGCATCGGATTTTGCTTCGGAACCTTTTCCGGCGGAAGTCGCGGTCTTACACGATATCGATAACGCAAGAAATTTCAAACATCAACCCGTTTCAACCGGATTAAAATTTTCTCCGGTCCCATTTGCTCAGGTCGGTTATGACATAGAAATGGCAACTTGGTTTGCGGGGTTGAATGTTCTAAACGTAAATACTCATTTTCTACCTGCCATCACGACTAACCTCTCTCGATACAAGGTAGTAGTTCTCCCTTTATACTCTATGGTCGATAACCGGGTCGTCGAAGATTTGCGAAATTATGTGCGAAACGGCGGCATTCTCGTTCTCGGTTATCGCACCGGTATTAAGGATAAAAATGGATGGATGCTGGACTCGCAGGCGCCTGGCCCGTTCCGGGATATGGCCGGAATCAGGGTTAGAAAATTTGAAGCCGTGGGCAACCAAAGAGTCAAATTTCGATTCAGAATTCTTCCAGGCACTTGTTCTAAAATATGTGAAATTCTAGAACCGGAAACCGCGGAGGTTTGGGCCAAATATACCGATGGAAATAAATTCTATACCGGAAAGCCTGTGATAACCTGTAACCGGTTCGGAAAAGGATCCGTCATATATATTGGGGCCAGTCTGCATCCTATCTCCTTTATGCTGCTTTATAGAAGAATTCTCCGTCGCGCAGGAGTTCCGTTTACATTCTACGGCCCGAATGTGGAAAAAGTTTTCCGAAAAGGGAAAATGAAAGATTATGAAATCCTTATGAATCACTCCCGCAAACATTCTTTTGCAGGATGGAAACTATTAAAACCGTTCGAAGTTCGAATTTCTCCGCGGAATAAAGCATGA
- a CDS encoding LIC_10030 family protein, with translation MNRKEIIELNSLLAGETSARNSKHSIFVDNLHTPYIEFEENFTLPSCSVFEVDFPAARSFLETAKNLVPELVSNCLVLPEPRPKRDSDRLFLVKPFYPEDQFFRENSPKYWEKHLPPYLLVLSFQLMYLGGADKADIVAQAVQGRTMSVNTKRIYYLARVVPLDYLILDDGLTVDFFPRKYSESEFMVQVGTEHHDSFRHTYSEIFDEVDYSKQIKIITETLGITAKDWLLGRIFEPLAVEYLTLTARFLESSSMKIALDFISFRQVVDLLLTPDNMTLEESARESLYAWLRSYTSERIVSPSGNMAWKILREERT, from the coding sequence ATGAACCGAAAGGAGATTATCGAACTGAATTCTTTACTTGCGGGAGAAACGTCGGCAAGAAATTCCAAACATTCGATTTTTGTAGATAACCTGCATACTCCATACATAGAATTCGAAGAAAATTTTACTCTTCCTTCCTGCTCGGTTTTTGAAGTCGATTTTCCTGCTGCCCGTTCCTTTTTAGAAACCGCGAAAAATTTAGTTCCGGAGCTAGTTTCAAATTGCCTCGTCCTGCCTGAACCGAGACCAAAACGAGATAGCGACAGACTTTTTTTAGTTAAACCGTTTTACCCTGAAGATCAGTTCTTTAGGGAAAATTCGCCTAAATACTGGGAAAAACATCTTCCTCCCTATCTTTTAGTACTCAGCTTTCAACTAATGTATCTAGGTGGAGCTGACAAGGCCGATATAGTCGCCCAAGCGGTGCAAGGAAGAACTATGTCGGTTAACACTAAGAGAATCTACTACTTAGCAAGAGTCGTTCCGTTGGACTATTTGATACTCGATGACGGACTAACCGTAGATTTTTTTCCGAGAAAGTATAGCGAATCCGAGTTTATGGTCCAAGTAGGAACGGAGCACCATGATAGTTTTCGGCATACTTATTCCGAAATTTTTGATGAAGTCGATTATTCTAAGCAAATTAAGATCATTACGGAAACTCTTGGAATAACCGCTAAGGATTGGCTTTTAGGGCGCATCTTCGAACCTTTAGCGGTCGAATACTTAACTTTAACCGCTCGCTTTTTGGAAAGTTCTTCCATGAAGATCGCCCTTGATTTTATTTCCTTTCGGCAAGTTGTTGATCTTTTGCTAACACCCGACAATATGACTCTTGAAGAATCCGCCCGGGAATCCCTCTATGCCTGGCTCCGTTCGTATACATCGGAGCGAATCGTGTCCCCCTCCGGGAATATGGCTTGGAAGATCTTGAGGGAAGAACGGACCTAA
- a CDS encoding inositol monophosphatase family protein, with amino-acid sequence MESLAPPIDFPLEEVKKRIKSVQSISGLVLESARKLQKEIRVFGIVTEAEEKERITKADELMGKFLIEFLRQNFPADSIISEDYYRFEGSNSFRWVLDPIDGSMNFVRGIPLYAVSVGLEHRETPVAGIVFAPELDARYSAILSQGAFKNGLRIDVSNTDALARSLLVSSFPTNRKEILNEVISDITAFISCGRSMRRTGSFVLDTCWVAEGVLDGIWEKGVKLWDTVASSVILTEAGGKLTDFQGKHFLSGQAEVVASNGKIHKQIIDILRNVRISIGRN; translated from the coding sequence ATGGAATCACTTGCCCCGCCGATAGATTTTCCACTTGAAGAAGTGAAGAAACGTATCAAATCCGTTCAATCAATTTCAGGCTTGGTTCTAGAATCCGCTCGAAAATTGCAAAAGGAAATTCGAGTCTTTGGAATCGTAACCGAAGCCGAAGAAAAAGAGCGAATTACGAAAGCCGATGAATTGATGGGAAAATTCTTAATCGAGTTCCTTCGTCAAAATTTTCCCGCTGATTCGATAATTTCGGAGGATTATTATAGATTCGAAGGCAGTAATTCTTTTCGTTGGGTCCTCGATCCGATCGACGGATCTATGAATTTTGTCCGAGGAATTCCTTTGTATGCAGTCTCGGTGGGATTAGAGCACCGGGAAACTCCCGTAGCGGGGATTGTCTTCGCTCCCGAATTGGATGCAAGATATTCCGCAATTCTTAGCCAAGGCGCTTTTAAGAACGGTCTGCGAATCGATGTTTCAAATACGGACGCTTTGGCCCGATCCCTGCTAGTATCCAGCTTCCCGACAAATCGAAAAGAAATTCTGAACGAAGTGATTTCCGACATCACGGCCTTTATCAGTTGCGGTCGATCGATGAGACGAACCGGATCGTTCGTTTTAGATACTTGCTGGGTAGCGGAAGGCGTATTGGACGGGATTTGGGAAAAGGGAGTTAAGCTCTGGGATACTGTTGCAAGCTCGGTTATCCTTACCGAAGCCGGTGGAAAATTAACGGATTTTCAAGGGAAACATTTTCTTTCAGGCCAGGCGGAAGTCGTTGCGTCCAACGGAAAAATTCATAAACAAATCATCGATATTTTGCGGAATGTGCGAATCTCTATCGGAAGAAATTAA
- a CDS encoding c-type cytochrome, with amino-acid sequence MNRSHNNGFGKMRGGFNRLSFFAGIFSFSLMIFFIGCKGEENLSPEQKLSAKGKGIYIANCTACHNQNPKLDGPVGPSVANSTFELLKVRIRDGEYPQGYKPKRESKLMTKFPFSDEEISALEVYLKQ; translated from the coding sequence ATGAATCGTTCCCATAACAACGGGTTCGGTAAAATGAGGGGCGGTTTTAACCGCCTTTCTTTTTTTGCCGGCATATTTAGTTTTTCTCTTATGATTTTTTTTATCGGTTGTAAAGGAGAAGAGAATCTTTCTCCGGAACAAAAACTATCGGCAAAAGGAAAAGGGATTTATATCGCGAATTGTACGGCTTGTCACAACCAAAATCCGAAGTTGGATGGACCGGTTGGACCTTCAGTTGCAAATTCTACGTTTGAACTGTTAAAGGTACGGATTCGGGACGGAGAGTATCCGCAAGGTTATAAGCCGAAACGAGAAAGTAAGCTGATGACCAAGTTTCCATTTAGCGATGAAGAAATCTCCGCGCTAGAGGTCTACTTGAAGCAATAA
- a CDS encoding urate hydroxylase PuuD, whose translation MELALFTQQGLYFIVKYIHFLAGITWIGMLYYFNFVQGPFFNETDAETKKNATQKLVPRALWWFRWGAMITFLSGIIMIALALANGIPHNSQWVVVILVGAVFGTIMWANVWFVIWPNQKVVIAKAKGETTVDPAPNANRAFVASRTNTLFSIPMLFAMGAARNLPLAYSPNKLGLFLGIIVLIILIFEVNALVADQNGQTVKPIKSVKAVITSGVIFSLVTYLLMEALLTA comes from the coding sequence ATGGAACTCGCCCTCTTTACCCAACAGGGTCTCTATTTTATAGTCAAATATATCCACTTTTTAGCGGGTATTACTTGGATTGGAATGTTGTACTATTTCAATTTCGTCCAAGGACCTTTTTTCAACGAAACTGATGCGGAAACGAAAAAAAACGCGACTCAAAAACTTGTCCCTAGGGCACTCTGGTGGTTCCGATGGGGAGCGATGATCACTTTCCTTTCAGGAATTATAATGATAGCCCTTGCTCTCGCGAACGGGATCCCGCATAATTCGCAGTGGGTGGTCGTAATTCTTGTAGGCGCCGTGTTCGGTACCATTATGTGGGCCAATGTTTGGTTCGTAATTTGGCCGAATCAGAAAGTAGTTATCGCAAAGGCGAAAGGTGAAACGACGGTTGATCCCGCGCCGAACGCAAATCGTGCATTCGTAGCGTCTAGAACCAATACTCTCTTTTCGATTCCGATGTTATTTGCGATGGGAGCGGCAAGAAATCTTCCGTTAGCTTATAGCCCGAATAAACTGGGACTTTTCTTAGGAATAATCGTGCTCATTATTCTGATTTTCGAAGTGAACGCATTGGTAGCGGATCAAAACGGTCAGACTGTAAAGCCGATTAAATCGGTAAAAGCCGTGATCACGAGCGGTGTAATTTTCTCGTTAGTCACCTATCTTTTAATGGAAGCGTTACTGACCGCGTAA
- a CDS encoding LIC10025 family lipoprotein yields MKFLYFLPIITLSFGCVQKDKIAAEYFENYFRYQDSIRKDFKEGSVSRILYGNPEPSDENEFVQTGDSLTMGMRLVKEGQIYRPDMLGFPPTVTPDAPYGIFVEARKHYFREHPIYKIKRVTEMISPELSVIDVLPHIESFLDHIRNPLASDLAKVSALQEFLCANLECDMVRDEKTITLSYTVSAKTKENFPLAYQKYGKRLEQAAFRLQLFQPGGFSNGWEIYNEGKTIYLNIPDSPKGYWAKPKSIHARFYLTLSTFGLKIEIRGLGYSLRFTRGSKTDSVSGQFTKIPETKVGGRFLSIFPPGFVNIFIPGNMQEYFENYFELLVNGSEGNGGNKFVSITHRNGRRTKVTLTSESEILRERFLPFRSKEEEDSPSFVSAFERAIVQDLGGKK; encoded by the coding sequence ATGAAATTTCTATATTTCCTTCCGATCATTACGCTATCTTTCGGCTGCGTTCAAAAAGATAAAATAGCAGCGGAATATTTTGAAAATTATTTTAGATACCAAGATTCGATTCGGAAAGATTTTAAAGAAGGATCCGTAAGTCGTATATTGTACGGAAATCCCGAACCCTCGGATGAAAACGAGTTCGTTCAAACAGGCGATTCTTTGACGATGGGAATGCGTCTCGTTAAAGAGGGTCAAATTTATCGGCCGGACATGCTCGGTTTTCCGCCGACGGTAACGCCGGATGCACCTTACGGTATTTTCGTCGAGGCAAGAAAACATTATTTCAGGGAACATCCGATTTATAAAATTAAAAGAGTTACCGAGATGATTTCTCCGGAATTAAGCGTTATCGATGTGCTACCCCATATAGAATCTTTTCTGGATCATATCCGCAATCCACTAGCGAGCGATTTGGCGAAGGTCTCCGCTCTCCAGGAATTTCTTTGTGCAAATCTAGAGTGCGACATGGTCCGGGATGAAAAGACGATCACACTCTCTTATACTGTCTCCGCTAAGACGAAAGAGAATTTTCCTTTGGCATATCAAAAATATGGAAAACGTTTAGAGCAAGCCGCCTTCCGTTTGCAATTGTTTCAACCCGGAGGGTTTTCCAACGGCTGGGAAATTTATAACGAAGGAAAAACGATTTATCTTAATATCCCTGATTCACCCAAGGGGTATTGGGCAAAACCCAAAAGTATTCACGCGCGATTTTACTTAACTCTAAGTACGTTCGGTCTAAAGATCGAGATTAGAGGGTTAGGTTACTCTCTTCGTTTTACTAGAGGCTCAAAAACGGATTCAGTTTCGGGACAATTTACGAAAATTCCCGAGACAAAAGTCGGCGGAAGGTTTCTTTCAATTTTTCCTCCCGGCTTCGTAAATATTTTTATTCCGGGTAATATGCAGGAATATTTTGAAAATTATTTTGAACTTTTGGTTAACGGCTCCGAAGGAAACGGAGGGAATAAGTTCGTATCAATTACGCATCGAAATGGGCGCAGAACTAAGGTAACTTTAACCTCCGAATCTGAAATCTTGCGGGAGCGGTTCCTACCGTTTAGATCGAAAGAAGAAGAGGATTCCCCGAGTTTCGTCTCGGCGTTCGAAAGGGCAATTGTGCAGGACTTAGGCGGGAAGAAATGA